Below is a genomic region from Desulfobacter sp..
GTGTCACAGAAATCAGGTGCTTTGTTCAGCGCCTGATTTCTGTGAGGATTTCCGGTCAGCTTGTTCGATCTGGGTCCTGTTCTGCGGCTGAACCAATGCCGGCTGTCTTGAATAAAAGGATTGACTGATCAAGTCGGATCAATTGTGAATGGCTGATAATCCGGCTGTCAAGTTCCAGTACGGGCACCTTTTCCATTACCCCTTGCCGGGCAAGGGCCAGGTTGTCCGAAATCATGGACACCCTGGCCTTGACACTCGTTTTTTTTAGGGCTTTTTTTACGATGGTTTCAGCTGTCATCAGCCGCCCTGGATCCAGATTCAGAATGCGGATATGGTGAATTTTTGACATGGCTAATTATTGAAGGAATGACCGATATTCTGCAGGGTGTGATCCAGCACCCTGAAATCCCTTCGTTCCAATCCTTCAAAAAGTGCTTCCATTCCCTGTTCATCATAGACTGCCGGTTCCGGAAGTTCTACCGGAACCGGGTGGGTTGTTATTTCCCGGTAGAGACGGATCTGCTTTTCCATGTTCTCAAGACAAAAATCATTGAGCTGGGAAGAGAATCCAAACATGTGCCTCATGATAAAATAGTCGTATTGGTTGACCAGGCTGTAAATTTGAGAACTCCTTTTAACAGCGGCATCGTCAAGCTGGTCCATTGGGTGACTGCATGAACTCTGGCAGCAGGGAATCCCAAGGGACAGATTCAGTTCAGTCAGCAGAATATTGATCATGGTATTGGAAAAACTGCCGAACATCATGGGCATATCTTTTTTGCTCATGTCCGCAATGGTGGGCATGGCCGAATTCAAAGATTTTATACCCGGATGGATCAATTGTCCCAGAACCATGCCGAACAGGGCTTCTGACTGGGCCAGGGAGGCCAGGCCGGTCATGCTGTAAGGCCCTGTCAGTCCGCCGATGGGCATGGAGTTCATGATAAAGGGCAGACCCCGGGTCACGGTTTTTAAAAACGGGTCCACCATTTCATCGCTCACCGTCATATAGGTTGAGATAATACTCAATGCTGCGCCTACCTTATGGCCTTTGTCATGATAGTGTTTTAACCGGTCATAGGCCGCCTCTGATAATACCGTGGGCATGATCAGCTTACCGTTGGCCATCTCTATCATCTGGTCAATGGCCGCACATTCCATCTGTGCGCGTTTTTCCATATCCTTTTTTTTGATACGATTACAAATATTAAATGAGCTTTGGAGGCTGGTTAAAAGATCTGTTTTGCCAAAGAGCTCGGCCAGGCGGGCCATATCTTCAAGCCCGGGGGATCTGGGGCCGTCATCATCATCAAGATAGGCTGCCATGCCGCCGGTGCCAAAGCCCCTGGGCCAAAAGTCCATGTCCTGCCGGATCTGCTCCAGGCAGGAGTTGATCACCTCTTGGGTGATATAGATCCTGCCGACCTCTTCACTATAATTTAATTTGCCGGCCTGCTGGGCCGGTATTGCCTCCAGAAGCTTATTTGCGGTTTCAGGGGAAACTGCAAACCCGTAGGATTCAACTAGCATCACCGCATCCGCCTGGATCCGCTCGTAGAGTTCCGGATTGCCGAATCGTTTTTTATCTGTCTTATCTGCCGTCATGGGGCACCTTCTTGTATATTTTTTTAATTTTGTTTTTGAACCGGGTTATTGGGTGTCTTCTTGGGCACGGCGCAGCATTTTAATCAGGGAGGCCGCCATCATAAAGGTGAGAATGGCCAGGGGGGCACCGGCAATGATAGAGGCCTTCTGAAGGGCCTGCAACCCGCCCGAAGCCAGGAGTATCAAGGCCAGTGATCCGATAAAAATACCCCAGATTAGTTTCATGGGGACACTGGGTTCTGTTTTTCCGCCGGACATCTGCATGGCCACAAAAAACGAGGCGGAATCTGCAGAGGTGATCAGAAAAATAACCAGGTTTAAAAAGACGATGCCGGCCACTAGGTTGCCCCAGGGATAGGTGGCCAAAAGGACATAGATGCCCGATCCTATATCCGACTTGAGTGCGGCCGCTATGTCTGCTGCCCCTGAAATCTGGGCATGCTGGGCTGCGCCGCCCACAATGGAGAACCAGACAATGGCCACAAGGGTGGGAACCAGGCAGACCCCTATGATAAACTCCTCGATCGTTCTTCCCTTGGAGATCCTGGCCACAAAACCGCCGCAGAACGGTCCCCAGGAGATCCACCAGATCCAGTAGAAAATGGTCCACCATTCCAGCCATTGTCCCTTGGTGTTCGTGGCATCGGTCCAGAACGTCACAAAGACAAAATTTTTAATATAGCTGCCTGCGGTCTGAACCATGAGGCTCAGCAGTTCGGTGGTCG
It encodes:
- a CDS encoding trimethylamine methyltransferase family protein, with product MTADKTDKKRFGNPELYERIQADAVMLVESYGFAVSPETANKLLEAIPAQQAGKLNYSEEVGRIYITQEVINSCLEQIRQDMDFWPRGFGTGGMAAYLDDDDGPRSPGLEDMARLAELFGKTDLLTSLQSSFNICNRIKKKDMEKRAQMECAAIDQMIEMANGKLIMPTVLSEAAYDRLKHYHDKGHKVGAALSIISTYMTVSDEMVDPFLKTVTRGLPFIMNSMPIGGLTGPYSMTGLASLAQSEALFGMVLGQLIHPGIKSLNSAMPTIADMSKKDMPMMFGSFSNTMINILLTELNLSLGIPCCQSSCSHPMDQLDDAAVKRSSQIYSLVNQYDYFIMRHMFGFSSQLNDFCLENMEKQIRLYREITTHPVPVELPEPAVYDEQGMEALFEGLERRDFRVLDHTLQNIGHSFNN